In Ornithinibacter aureus, the genomic stretch CGGCCGCGTGGTCTTCATCCGCAACACCGGCAAGCTCGCCTTCGCGACGCTCCAAGAGGGGGTCGGCACGCGCCTGCAGGTCATGCTGAGCCTGGCCGAGGTCGGCGAAGAGGCCCTGGCCGACTGGAAGGCGCACGTCGACCTCGGCGACCACGTGTTCGTCGAGGGTCGGGTCATCAGCTCCCGGCGCGGCGAGCTGTCGGTGATGGCCAGCCACTGGGAGATGGCGAGCAAGGCCCTTCGCCCGCTTCCGGTGCTGCACAAGGAGCTGTCCGAGGAGAGCCGGGTCCGCCAGCGCTACGCCGACCTCGTCGTGCGCCAGGAGGCCCGCGACATGGTGCGCACCAAGGCTGCGGCCCTGCGGGCGATCCGCGGCGTGCTCGACGACCAAGGCTACGTCGAGGTCGAGACCCCCGTGCTCCAGCTGATCCACGGCGGCGCCGCTGCGCGCCCCTTCCGCACCCACCTCAACGCCTTCGACCAGGAGATGGTGCTGCGCATCGCCCTGGAGCTGAACCTCAAGAAGGCCGTGGTCGGCGGGGTCGACCGGGTCTACGAGATGGGGCGCATCTTCCGCAACGAAGGCGTCGACGCCACCCACTCGCCCGAGTTCACGATGCTCGAGGCGTACCAGGCGTGGGGTGACCAGACCTCGATCGGCGCCCTCATGCGCGACCTCTACCTCGGCGTCGCCGACGCCCTGGGGTCGCGCGTCGTGCAGACCCCTGCCGGGGAGATCGACCTCGACGGCGAGTGGCGCTGGCTGCCCGTCTATGACGCCGTCAGCGAGGTCGTCGGCGAGACCGTCACGATCGACACCCCCAAGGAGACCCTGCTCGGGTACGCGGCGACCCACGGGGTGGAGGTCGACCCGGGGCTGGCCAAGGACAAGGTGTTCCTCGAACTGCTCGGCGAGCTCGTCGAGCCCGGCCTGCTCCAGCCGACCTTCCTGTGCGACTACCCGGCGATCGCCCAGCCCCTGGCCCGCCCGCACCGCGAGAAGGAAGGCCTGATCGAGGCCTGGGACCTCATCATCGCCGGCGTCGAGCGCGGCACCGGCTTCTCCGAGCTCGTCGACCCCGTCATCCAGCGCGAGGTGCTCACCAGCCAGTCGCTGCTCGCCGCCGGGGGCGACCCCGAGGCGATGCAGATCGACGAGGACTTCCTGCGAGCCCTCGAGTACGGAGCACCACCCATGGGGGGTCTGGGCTTGGGCGTCGACCGCCTCATCATGCTCTTCACCGGGTCCACCATTCGCGAGACCATTCTCTTTCCGCACCTCAAGCCGGAGGCCTGACATGTCCTCGATCTGGCCTTATGTCGCCGGAATCGTGCCGACGATTGTCGTCGCCACGATGTTCTACTTCCTGATCAAGAGCATGCTCGAGGGCGATCGTCGGGAGCGTCTCGCACAGAACCGCTTCGAAGCCGAAATGGACCGTGCGGGGCGTAGCGGTGCACGGTCACCTTCGGATTCCGTACCCCCACCGAAGGCCCCGGGAATGACGCCCGACACCCCGTCGACGTCGGGCGACGACGCCCCCTGATTACTGGACGCATTCAATTGCCCGAGGAATGTTGTCCACAGGGCAATTCCCACTTCTCAGAATGTGCTGCTAAATTGACCGCGGCATGTTGCTACGTGCCGCGGATGATATCCGCAACGACCTGAAGGGAAAACCATGGCTAAGAAGGTCCAGGTGCTCCTCGTCGACGACCTCGACAAGAGCTCCCCTGCTGACGAGACCGTCTCGTTCTCACTCGACGGTGTGAGCTACGAGATCGACCTCACCTCGGACAACGCCGCAAAGCTGCGCGACGACCTCGCCGTGTGGATCGGCCACGCCGAGCGCACGGGTGGCCGTCGTTCGACCGGCCGCTCCACCGCCGGCAAGACCTCCGGCCGCAAGGACGTCGGCGCCATCCGGGCGTGGGCCCGCGACAACGGCCACACTGTCAACGACCGCGGTCGCATCTCCGCCGAGATCCAGGCCGCCTACGACAAGGCGCACGCCTGAGCCTCGACCCGAGCACCGCAGCGGCATCCGTCGACCCGACGGGTGCCGCTGCACGCATGTCACGCCGCCACGCGTGGCTGACGTTCACCGCGGGCGGACCGCCGCTCGCCCACACCCTCATGACGGATGCCGTGGCGTGGCAACGCGCGCTGCGCTCGCTCCAGAGCCGCTGGTATGCCACCGACGCGCCACCGCAGGTCGCTGCGGCGTTCGTCCTGCAGTGGCTGCTGCAGGTTCCGGCCCACACGGGTGCCCACGCCGCCGCGAGCGGCCCGTGGCGTGCCGACCTGACGCACCTGTCCTTCGCGCTCGATCCCGCCACCGTGCCGCGAGAGGTGCGGCTGACCGGCCTCGTCGCCGACGAGGGGTCGCTCGAGGAGCGGCTCACCCGGGCCGAGCGCGACTACCGCGCGGTCGCGCAACCGCTCGCGACGGCATACGAGTCGCTCGTGCGCCTCGGCCCACACACCCGGTCGATGATGGTCGACGACATGTGGAACGCCGCCCGGCGCGAGGCCTCGTCGGCCGCGGGGTTGCTGCGCCCCGGCGCCACGCCTCGGGCCTCGTGCTGCCTGCTCTATGCCCTGCCGGGCTGTGTCGAGTGCGCCGGGTGCCCCCGCCTGCGCCCCTCCGCAACGTCCGGCACCCTGGTGCCCTGAGCAGCCAACCTGCCGGACGCAAGGAGCAGCCCCGACGGGACGTCCGGCATGTTGGTGGTCTGGACGACCAAGGTGCCGGACGCAAGGGGTCAGGGGAGGTCGGCGAGCAGGTCTGCGTCGCGGGCGACCCGCTCGAGCACCTCGTCGAACATCAGCTGCCGAAGCGACCCCGCCTCGACCGCACCGCGTTCGACCTCGTCCCACGTGCGCGGCGCCGCGACGCAGGGCAGTTCCCGCCCCCGCAAGGAGTAGGGGCTGATGGTGGTCTTGGCCGCCACGTTCTGGCTCCAGTCGAGGAAGACCTTGCCGGGCCGCAGCGACGTGTTCATCTTCCACAGGATGAGGTCAGGGTGCTTCTTCGTCAGCTCCTGCGCGAGATGCATGACGAGGTCGCGCACCTGGTCGCTCGTGAGGTCACCCCCGAGGGCCGCGTAGAGCTGCATCCCCTTGCTGCCCGAGGTGACCGGGTACAGCTCGAGCCCGAGCGCGGCCAGCCGCTCGCGCACGAGCAGGGCCACCTGGGCGCACTCGTGCAGCCCGGCAGGCTTGCCCGGATCGAGGTCGATGACGAGGCGGTCGGGGTTGCCGCGCTCACCCTCGTCGGTGAGGGTCCACTGCGGCACGTGCAGCTCGAGCGAGTTGAGATTGACCAGGTACGTGAGGTCTGCGAGGTCGCCGATCAGGGGGTAGACGACGTCGTCGACCGGCATCCGGGGCAGCCAGC encodes the following:
- the lysS gene encoding lysine--tRNA ligase, with amino-acid sequence MRVRRDKRDRLLATGRHAHPVAVPRTHSLAEVREQWGHLEQGEETQDVVGVAGRVVFIRNTGKLAFATLQEGVGTRLQVMLSLAEVGEEALADWKAHVDLGDHVFVEGRVISSRRGELSVMASHWEMASKALRPLPVLHKELSEESRVRQRYADLVVRQEARDMVRTKAAALRAIRGVLDDQGYVEVETPVLQLIHGGAAARPFRTHLNAFDQEMVLRIALELNLKKAVVGGVDRVYEMGRIFRNEGVDATHSPEFTMLEAYQAWGDQTSIGALMRDLYLGVADALGSRVVQTPAGEIDLDGEWRWLPVYDAVSEVVGETVTIDTPKETLLGYAATHGVEVDPGLAKDKVFLELLGELVEPGLLQPTFLCDYPAIAQPLARPHREKEGLIEAWDLIIAGVERGTGFSELVDPVIQREVLTSQSLLAAGGDPEAMQIDEDFLRALEYGAPPMGGLGLGVDRLIMLFTGSTIRETILFPHLKPEA
- a CDS encoding histone-like nucleoid-structuring protein Lsr2, with amino-acid sequence MAKKVQVLLVDDLDKSSPADETVSFSLDGVSYEIDLTSDNAAKLRDDLAVWIGHAERTGGRRSTGRSTAGKTSGRKDVGAIRAWARDNGHTVNDRGRISAEIQAAYDKAHA
- a CDS encoding (2Fe-2S)-binding protein — its product is MSRRHAWLTFTAGGPPLAHTLMTDAVAWQRALRSLQSRWYATDAPPQVAAAFVLQWLLQVPAHTGAHAAASGPWRADLTHLSFALDPATVPREVRLTGLVADEGSLEERLTRAERDYRAVAQPLATAYESLVRLGPHTRSMMVDDMWNAARREASSAAGLLRPGATPRASCCLLYALPGCVECAGCPRLRPSATSGTLVP
- the ligD gene encoding non-homologous end-joining DNA ligase, with the translated sequence MPDFVPEVTRVEVAGRRLRLTSLDKVMYPSTETTKGEVLSYYAQVAPLMLPHLARRPVTRVRYPHGVQDQMFFFEKNLPSGAPSWLPRMPVDDVVYPLIGDLADLTYLVNLNSLELHVPQWTLTDEGERGNPDRLVIDLDPGKPAGLHECAQVALLVRERLAALGLELYPVTSGSKGMQLYAALGGDLTSDQVRDLVMHLAQELTKKHPDLILWKMNTSLRPGKVFLDWSQNVAAKTTISPYSLRGRELPCVAAPRTWDEVERGAVEAGSLRQLMFDEVLERVARDADLLADLP